Within the Thiohalobacter sp. IOR34 genome, the region CAGCTCTTCGATCCAGATGAAGCCGCGGGTGCGGACGTTGATGGTGACGTGCGAGCGCTGGTTGTGGGCGCCGTAGTCCGAGATCTTCTTCGAGCAGGGGCAGAGGCTGGTCACCGGCACCACGATCTTGATGTTCATCTGCGGCCGGCCATCGCGGATCTCGCCGATGAAGGTCACGTCATAGTCCATCAGACTCTGCACCCCGGACACCGGCGCCGTCTTGTTGACGAAATAGGGGAAGTTCATCTCGATGTGGCCGGCCTCGGCCTCCAGCAGCTCGGTCATCTCGCCGAGCATCTCCTTGAAGGAGTCGACGGTGATCTCCTTCTCGTGGCGATTGAGGATCTCCACGAAGCGTGACATGTGCGTGCCCTTGAAGTTGTGTGGCAGGTTGACGTACATGTTGAAGGTGGCGACGGTGTGCTGCTCGCCGTCGGAGCGGTCGCTGATCCGCACCGGATGGCGGATGTCCTTGATACCCACCTTGTCGATGGCGATCTGGCGCGTGTCGGCGCTGCTCTGGACATCGGCGATAGGGCAGCAGCCGGTCTCGCTGCCGGGCTTGGGCTGGCTCATGGCAGATCAATCCTCTGTATAGCGAACGCAGGCGCGGTCCGTTTCCCACAGGGTCACCGAGCGGACCCTGACGCGGTCGTCGTTCAGGATCTGCGCCAGTTCGCGATAGAAATAGGCCGCGATGTTCTCCGCGGTCGGGTTGGTTGCGTCGAAGGGCGGCAGCTCGTTCAGGTACTGATGGTCGAGCCGCCCGGCGATGTCATTGGCGGACCGCTTGATGAGCTTGAAGTCCAGTCCCATGCCGATCTCGTCCAGCTGGCGTGCCTCGACCTCGACCTCGACCTTCCAGTTGTGGCCGTGCATGCGCGCACAGGCGCCCGGGTAGCCGCGCAGGGTATGGGCTGCGGCGAACTCGGTCAGGACCCGCAGGGTGTAGCAGGCGCTCATCTGCGCCTCCCGGAGGGCCAGGGGAACGGCTGGCCGGTTGCACAAGGGGCTTTCATCTAACTGGCATCCGCTTTGCTGAAAGAGGCGGGCTGCGAGACTAAGCGATCGTCCCCGGCTGCGCAATTTCCGCCACCCAGCCGCCGGTTTATGACCGCGCAGATGCCAGCCACATCCAGCCCGCAGTCGGCGAGCAGTTCCTCGCGGCTGCCCTGTTCGACGAAGCCGTCGGGCAGGCCGAGATTGAGCAGGGCCGGCTGCAGACCGGCCGCGGCCAGGCATTCGCCGACGCCGGCCCCGGCTCCGCCAGCGACCACGTTTTCCTCCAGGGTGACCAGCAGCCCGTGCTCAGCCGCCAGCTCACGGATCATCGCCTCGTCCAGTGGCTTGACGAAGCGCATGTTGACCACGGTGGCATCCAGACGTTCACCGGCCTCCAGGGCTGCGGCGAGCAGGCTGCCGAAGGCGAGCAGGGCGACGTGCCGGCCGCGGCGCCGCAGTTCGGCCCGGCCGATCGGCAGATCCTGCATCTCGCGCTGCACGCTGGCGCCGGGCCCCGTGCCACGCGGGTAGCGTACCGCGGCCGGTCCCTCGTGGCGATGGGCGGTGTACAGCATCTGCCGGCATTCGTTCTCGTCAGAGGGGGCCATCAGCAGCAGATTGGGGACGCAGCGCAGATAGCTGAGGTCGAAGCTGCCGGCGTGGGTGGGGCCATCCGGGCCGACCAGGCCGGCGCGGTCGATGGCGAAGGTCACCGGCAGGTTCTGCAGTGCCACGTCGTGGATCAGCTGGTCGTAGGCGCGCTGCAGGAAGGTGGAGTAGATGGCGACCACCGGGCGAAACCCCTCGCAGGCCAGGCCGGCTGCAAAGGTGACACTGTGCTGCTCGGCGATGCCGACGTCGAAATAGCGCTCGGGGTAGCGCTCGGAGAATTCCACCAGGCCGGAGCCCTCGCGCATCGCCGGGGTGATGGCGACCAGTTGCGGGTCGGCCTCGGCCATGTCGCAGATCCAGTCGCCGAATATCCGGGTGTAACTCGGTCCGCTGCTGCTGCCTGCCTCGACCTTGCCGCTGTGCGGGTCGAAGCGGCCGACGCCGTGGAAGGCGCAGGGGCTGGCCTCGGCCGGCGGGTAGCCCTTGCCCTTGCGGGTCACCACGTGCAGCAGACGCGGGCCGTGCAGGCCGCGCACGTTCTCCAGGGTGCGGATCAGCATCGGCAGGTCGTGGCCATCGATCGGACCGAGGTAGTTGAAACCCAGTTCCTCGAACAGGGTGCCGGGGACCACCATGCCCTTCATGTGTTCCTCGGCGCGGCGTGCCAGCTCGGCCACCGGCGGCAGATTCTTCAGCACCCGCTTGCCGCCCTCGCGCATGGTCGAATACATGCGTCCGGCCAGCAGCCGGCCGAAATAGTTCGACAGGGCGCCGACATTGGGCGAGATCGACATCTCGTTGTCGTTGAGGATCACCAGCAGGTCGGCGTCTGCGTCGCCGGCGTGGTTCAGCGCCTCGAAGGCCTGGCCGGCGGTCATGGCGCCATCGCCGATGATCGCCACCACGCGTCGCCGCTCGCCGCTGCGCGCGGCGGCCAGGGCCATGCCGGTGGCGGCGCTGATCGAGGTGCTGGAGTGGCCGACGCCAAAGCTGTCGTAGGGGCTCTCGTCGCGTTTCGGGAAGCCGGACAGGCCGCCCTTCTGGCGCAGGCTGGCCATCTGCCGGCGGCGTCCGGTGAGGATCTTGTGCGGGTAGCTCTGGTGACCGACATCCCACACCAGCCGGTCCTCCGGCGTGTCGTAGACGTAGTGCAGGGCGAGCGTCAGCTCCACGGTGCCGAGGCCGGCGGCGAGATGCCCGCCGGTGCGGCTGACCGATTCGATCAGGAAGGCGCGCAGCTCGCGGGCCAGCTCGGGCAGCCGCTGCGGGGGCAGGGTGCGCAAATCGGCAGGCGAATCAATGCGTTCCAGCAGGGGGTAGGCGCTGTCGCTCATGCGGGAAAGGTCGCTCAAAGCAAAGAATTATCCCGCTTGGGCTGCCGCTATTCAAGGCCGGCCCCGGCAGGGGGGGGCCTGTCCTCGATCTCCCGCCGTCACAGTCGCTGGGTGATGACTCGGGCTAGCCCTGATATTGCACCAAGGCGGCCCGCATGATCGGAGTGCAGGCTGACATACAAGGCCGGGAGGCTCGCAAATGGCTCCTCACGGCGGGGTACGGTTTGTGGCAGGCTCCGTGGGCCGGGGTGGCAGGATGGCGGGTACCCCTTGCGCCTCGATCGCGGCCTGGAGACCGCTCCTACAAAACAAGAGGTTCCGCCCTACCCTGTAGGAGCGGCGTCCACGCCGCGATTTTGGTGGCAACCCCCATCGCGGCCGGGAGGCCGCTCCTACGGAGCATGGCGGCACAATATGTTGTCGTAGGAGCGGTCTCCAGGCCGCGATCGGGGGATCCACGGCGGGCAGTGCCCGGGGTCAATCGAACAGGCACAAAGCCGGGTTACGGGTTCCCGACCCATTTGCCAGTCTGCACGCCGATCAGCGGGCCGCCTTGTTGCAATATCCGCTAGTGATTGCGCTCGACGATGTAGCGGGCGATGCCGCGCAGCGGATCGGCTGTGGCATCGAATTCGCGCAGGCTGTGCAGGGCATCGTCGACCAGTTCCCGGGCGCGGCTGCGTGCGCCGTCCAGGCCGAGCAGGGCGGGATAGGTGGGCTTGTCCAGGGACTGGTCGGCGCCGGCGGTCTTGCCCAGGGTGGCGGTGTCGCCCTCCACGTCGAGGATGTCGTCCTGGATCTGGAAGGCCAGTCCGATGCACTTGGCATAATGATCGAGGTGCTGGAGGCTGTCCTCGGCCACGTCCGGCCGGCACAGGGCACCCATCACCACCCCGGCACGGATCAGCGCCCCGGTCTTGTGGATGTGCATGTCTTCCAGCTCGGCGAGGGTCAGCGTCTGGCCGACCGAGGCCAGGTCGATGGCCTGGCCGCCGACCATGCCGCGCGAGCCGGCGCTGCGCGCCAGCAGCTCGATCATGCGCAGCCGGGTTGCGGGGGGCAACGCCTCGCCGCGCCGCGCCAGGATGTCGAAGGCCAGGGTCTGCAGGGCATCGCCGGCGAGGATCGCCTCGGCCTCACCGAAGGCCCGGTGGCAGGTCGGCCGGCCGCGGCGCAGCTCGTCGTCGTCCATCGCCGGCAGATCGTCGTGGATCAGGGAGTAGGCGTGGATGCATTCCAGCGCGGCGGCGGGCACGTCGAGCACGCCGGGGGCGGCACCCACGGCCCGACCGCTGGCGTAGACCAGCACTGGCCGGATGCGCTTGCCGCCGTCCAGCGTGGCATAGCGCATCGCCTCGTGAAGCCGCTGGGGATGGGTGGCCGCCGCCGGCAGCCAGCGTTGCAGCGCCGCCTCGATCCGCGCGCGTGCCTCGTCCAGGAAGGCCTGCAGGCCGGGCTCAGCCGGCGTCGGGGTTGTCGAAGGCTTCGGGTTCGCCATGGTCTTCGAGGAGTTGTTCCACTTTCTGCTCGGCGGCCTGCAGGGCCTGCTGGCAGCTGCGGGTGAGCTGGATGCCGCGTTCGAAGGACTTGAGCGACTCCTCCAGGCTCATGTCGCCCTGTTCCATCTTCTCGACCAGCGCCTCCAGTTCGGCGAGGGTCTTCTCGAAATCCGGCGGGGACTTTTTGCGGGGCACGCGGCGGGTTTCCTGTGTTGGTAAAGGTACAAGCGCTTTACGGTAGCGTGCCGGAGGTATAGGGTCAACGCGGCGGCGTGCGTGACGGCATGCCACTTGACAGGTCGTGTCGGCCTGTTTAGAGTCGATGCCCCAGTTTTAGACTGAGTCTAATTTGGGGGTGGGCGGTGGTCCGCCCCCGGTCTCAACCCTATCCGGAGGAAGCCAGTTATGGAACTGAAAGGCAGCAAGACCGAAGAGAATCTGAAGGCCGCATTCGCGGGCGAGTCCCAGGCCAACCGGCGCTATCTCTATTTCGCCACCAAGGCCGACGTGGAAGGCTACAATGACGTGGCCGCCGTGTTCCGCTCCACCGCGGAAGGCGAGACCGGTCATGCCCATGGCCACCTGGAATACCTGGAGGCCGTCGGTGACCCGGCCACCGGCCTGCCGATCGGCAGCACCGCCGACAACCTGAAGGCGGCCATCGCCGGCGAGACCCACGAGTACACCGACATGTACCCGGGCATGGCCAAGACGGCCCGCGATGAGGGTTTCGACGAGATCGCCGACTGGTTCGAGACCCTGGCCAAGGCCGAGCGCTCGCACGCCAACCGTTTCCAGAAGGCACTGGATACGCTGGACGACTGAACGCCGGCTTCAGGGTCTGAACGGACGGAAGGGGTCGGCGCTGTGCCGGCCCTTTCTGTTTCGGCGCAGTGTCGATCATCTTAGGGCCTGTTAACAGGCCCCTGGTAGCAGGAGGAGGCAGCATGTCAGCACCTACCGAAGGCAAGCGCGAGGGCAGTCTGGAGGCGCCTACCCGGCACCCGCTGAACTGGCAGGAGGCGGACTTCTACGACGAGCAGGATCTGTTCGCCGAGCTGGAACGGGTGTTCGACATCTGCCATGGCTGCCGTCGCTGTTTCAATCTGTGTCATGCCTTCCCCACCCTGTTCGACGCCATCGACGAGTCGGACACCATGGAGCTCGATGGCGTGCCGCGCGAGGTCTACTGGCAGGTGGTCGACCACTGTTACCTCTGCGACATGTGTTTCGCGACCAAGTGCCCCTATGTGCCGCCTCACGAATGGAACATCGATTTCCCGCACCTGATGCTGCGTGCCAAGGCGGTGCGCTTCCGTCAGCAGGGTGCCCGGCCACGCGACCGTCTGCTCAGCGCCACCGACACCGTCGGCCGGCTGGCCGGCATCCCGGTGGTGGCCCAGATGGTGAATCTCGCCAACCGTCTGGAACCGGTGCGCGACCTGATGGAGACGGCGATCGGGGTGCATGCCAGGGCCAAGTTGCCGCCCTATCAGAGCCGCACCCTCTACCGGCGGGCCGGCGATCGCCAGCCCAGGGCGGTGGAGCCGCGCCCCGCGGGACCGACCCGCGGCAAGGTGGCGCTGTTCGCCACCTGCTATGGCAACTACAACGAGCCGGACATCGGTGAGGACCTGATCGCCGTGTTCGAGCACAACGACATTCCGCTGCGCCTGGTCGGCAAGGAGCGCTGCTGTGGCATGCCCAAGCTGGAGCTGGGTGACCTGGAGGCCGTGGCCGAGGCCAAGGCGGCGAACATCCCGCAGTTGCTGGCGCTGATCGAGGAGGGTTGGGATATCGTCGCCCCGGTGCCCTCCTGCGTGCTGATGTTCAAGCAGGAACTGCCGCTGATGTTCCCCGACGACGCCGATGTGGCCCGGGTGCGGGCACACGTCTACGATCCCTTCGAATACCTGATGCTGCGTCACCGTGACGGTCTGCTGAAGACCGACTTTGCGCAGCCGCTCGGCACCGTCGCCTATCACGTGGCCTGTCACCTGCGGGTGCAGAACATCGGCCTCAAGACCCGCGAGCTGCTGGAGCTGATCCCCGATACCCGGGTGCACCCCATCGAGCGCTGTTCCGGGCACGACGGCACCTATGCGGTGAAGCGCGAGTTCCACGAGATCTCGATGAAGATCGGTCGGCCGGTGGTCAAGCGCGTCGAGCAGGCCGCGGCCGATCACTATGGCAGCGACTGCCCGATGGCCGGCCACCAGATCGAGAACGGCCTGGCCGACGGCCGGGCGCCGGAGCATCCGCTGCGCCTGCTGCGCCTGGCCTATGGCATCTGAGCCGTCCGCGGCCTGCAGATGGCCGTGAAAAGCCGGTGTTTGGGCTGGCGGCTGTGGCGTTGGCCCTTTTTGTCCCTGTGTGGATCGATATCATTCAAGGTGAAACCCAGTCATGCGCAAGTTGAGTCGAGAGGACCTGTACAGCCTGGAAGAGTATGCCGAACTGCGGCCCGAGTTCAGGGCGCGGGTGCTTGAGCACAAGAAACAGCGGGTGCTGCCCATCGGCCCCCTGGCCAGCCTGTATTTCGAGGACCGCCTGACCATGCAGTACCAGGTGCAGGAGATGCTGCGCATCGAGCGCATCTTCGAGGCCGAGGCCATCGAGGAGGAACTGGCGGCCTACAATCCGCTGATTCCCGATGGCAGCAACTGGAAGGCGACCTTCATGATCGAGGTGCCCGATGCCGAGGAACGGCGTCGCAGGCTGATCGAGCTGCGCGGTATCGAACGTCACGTCTGGGTTCAGGTGGAGGGCTTCGATCCGGTCCATGCCATCGCCAACGAGGATCTGGAACGGGAGACCGAGGACAAGACCTCGGCGGTCCACTTCCTGCGTTTCGAACTGGGACCTGAGCGGGTCGCCGCGCTGCGCCAGGGGGCGGCGCTGCGTGCCGGCATCGGGCATCCGGCCTATACCCATCAGGTGGATGTCGATCCCGAGGTGCGTGAGGCATTGCTGGCGGATCTGGATTGACCCCCGCCGTGGCCGAACGCCGGCGGCTGCTATAGAATGCAGCCGATTCGAGCCATGAGGAATGCCGCCATCCCGCCATCTGTCATCATCCACCGTGCCGCCCTGCTGTGCACCCTGTTGCTCGCCTGGCAGGGGCCGCTGGTCGCCGGCGAGGACGGCCCGGAGTGGGGCAGCCCGGAGCCGCTGCCTGCCTGGCAGGAGCAGGCGCACAGCCTGCCTCCCTACCCCGACGCCGACAGGCTGCTGCGCCTGAAGTCGCAGCTTCCGGGCGCTGCCCTGGAGATGCTGGTCGATCCCGCCTCGATCGAGCCGGGCAAGGACGGCGTGGTGCGTTACACGCTGGTGCTGCGTTCCCCCAGCGGGGCCAGCAACGTCTTCTACGAGGGCATCCGCTGTGACGGCCGCCAGCTCAAGACCTATGCCTATGGCAGCAGCGGCAGCTGGCACCCCCTGTCCGATCCGCAGTGGCAAGCGCTCGGCGGCAACGGCAGCATGCGCTACCGACGTCTGCTGTTCTCCCATCTGTGCAACATCGACGGCAGCCTGCCGCAGCGCCGCGAGATCCTGCGGCGGCTGAGATACGGCGAGGCCGAACTCCTGTTGTAGCGCCGGCTTGCCGCTGTCGAATGACCACGATCCCTGACCAGAGCCCATCATGAGCAGTGACTACGATGCCTCTTCCATCGAGGTTCTGAGCGGCCTCGACCCGGTGCGCAAGCGCCCGGGGATGTACACTGACACCAGCCGACCCAATCACCTGGCCCAGGAGGTGATCGACAACAGCGTCGACGAGGCCATCGCCGGCCACGCCAGGCTGATCGAGGTGACGCTGTACAAGGACGGTTCGCTCGAGGTGCGCGACGACGGCCGCGGCATGCCGGTCGACATCCACCCCGAGCAGGGGGTGCCGGGCGTGGAGGTGATCCTCACCCGGCTGCATGCCGGCGGCAAGTTCTCCAGCAAGAACTACCAGTTCTCCGGCGGCTTGCACGGCGTCGGCGTGTCGGTGGTCAATGCCCTGTCCCGTCACCTGGAACTCTGGGTGCGGCGCGGCGGCAAGGAATACAACATGGCCTTCGCCAACGGCGAGAAGGTCTCCGATCTGGAGGTCGTCGGCAGCGTCGGCCGCCAGAACACCGGTACCCGGTTGCGTTTCTGGCCGGACCCCAGGTATTTCGATTCGCCGAAGTTCTCCGTGCCGCGGCTGAAGCACGTGCTGCGCGCCAAGGCGGTACTCTGTCCCGGCCTGCGGGTGCGCTTCCACGACGAGGCCAGCGGCGAGCGTGTCGAATGGCTGTATCAGGCGGGCCTGCGCGACTACCTGCTGGAGGCACTGAACGGTGCCGAGACCCTGCCCGAACAGCCCTTCACCGGTGACTTCAGCGGCAACCACGAGGCCGCCGAGTGGGCCGTGGTCTGGCTGCCGGAGGGCGGCGAGCCGGTCGCCGAGAGCTACGTCAACCTGATCCCCACTGCCCAGGGTGGCACCCACGTCAACGGCCTGCGCACCGGCCTGACCGAGGCGATCCGCGAGTTCTGCGAGTTCCGCAGCCTGCTGCCGCGCGGCGTGCGCATCACCCCTGACGACGTCTGGGATCGCTGCAGCTACATCCTCTCGGTGAAGCTGGCCGACCCGCAGTTCAGCGGCCAGACCAAGGAACGGTTGTCGTCACGCGAATGTGCGGCCTTCGTCTCCGGTGTGGTCAAGGATGCCTTCAGTCTGTGGCTCAACCAGCACACCGAGGCCGGCGAACGGATCGCGCTGCTGGCGATCCAGGCCGCACAGAGCCGCATGCGGGCCGGCAAGAAGGTGGTGCGCAAGAAGGTCACCAGCGGGCCGGCGCTGCCCGGCAAGCTGGCCGACTGCGCCTCCAGCGATCCCAGGCGCACCGAGCTGTTTCTGGTCGAGGGCGATTCGGCCGGTGGTTCCGCCAAGCAGGCGCGGGACCGCGAGTTCCAGGCCATCATGCCACTGCGTGGCAAGATCCTGAACACCTGGGAGGTGGATTCCGCCGAGGTGCTGGCCTCGCAGGAGGTGCACGACATCAGCATCGCCATCGGCGTCGACCCCGGTTCCGCGCGTCTCGACGGCCTGCGCTACGGCAAGATCTGCATCCTCGCCGACGCGGATTCCGACGGCGCGCACATCGCCACCCTGCTGTGCGCCCTGTTCCTGCGTCACTTCCGGCCACTGGTCGAGGCCGGCCATGTCTATGTCGCCATGCCCCCGCTGTACCGGATCGACGTCGGCAAGCAGGTGTTCTATGCCCTGGACGACGCCGAGAAGGAGGGTGTGCTGGACCGCATCGCCGCCGAGAAGATCCGCGGCAAGGTCAATGTGCAGCGCTTCAAGGGGCTTGGCGAGATGAATCCCATGCAGCTGCGTGAGACCACCATCAATCCCGACACCCGCCGCCTGGTGCAACTCACCCTCGAACCTGGCGACGCCACCGACCAGCTGATGGATATGCTGCTGGCCCGCAAGCGGGTCGCCGATCGCCGCGCCTGGCTGGAGAAAAACGGCGACCTGGCCGATATATGATCGATGCCCTTGCACGCCGAAGGGTATTTGCATGATTAAAACTATATAAATCAGTCATATATCAACTTCTTGTCTGGACAGTGAGCTGGGGGTGCTGTCGTATGGCGAAGATCCTGGTCAAGCATTACAAGAGCCTGAGTGTGGGGGCGCGGGAGAAGACGCTGGTCACCGAGCTGGTGACCGAGGATTCGGAGACCGGTCGCTTCCTGCGCAAGATGGAGGAGAAGCGCATCCGCCGTCCCTGCTTCGAGACCATCGACATGCGTGGCAAGGTGCCGGGCGAGTGCCAGCGCTATCTGCTCGATGACCGGGTCTTCTACCTCGACGACATCTCCTACGGCATCTATCAGCGCGGCGTCAATGAGAATGGCGGTGTCTTCACCGTCGGCACCTACGAGGCCATCGTCAACGGCCAGCACACCAACAAGGCGATCCGCGAGGCGGAGCTCAAGGCGCGCCAGGTCGAGTCGCCAGGAAGCGGCTACCCGGGGATGCGACGCAGCGCGCCGGGCGAGGACGGGACCGAGGAGGCCACGGCCGAGGTGGCCAGCCGCCGCTTCAATCCGCAGCGGGTCAGTCTCGGCTATTTCCACAAGCGTCGCGCCGCGCGCCTCCAGTACGTCACCGAGCTGCGGGTGGAGGCGGAGGGACATGCCTTTTCCGGCAACAGCCGGGACATCTCGGTCACGGGTCTCCGCGCCCAGTTCAAGGGCGTGTTCGGCTTCCAGCCGGGACAGCGTCTGCAGCTGAGTTTCCCCGCGCTCCAGGAACAGCACCCCGAGATCGGTCTGAGTGACCTGGCCTACGAGGTGGTCCGTTCCGAGCAAAAGGGTGCCGATCACCTGCTGTGTCTGCGGCTGATCGAGGCGCAGGCCCCTGCGTCCTTCTCGCCCTTCATCGCTGACCTGGTGGAACGCTTCAAGCGCAAGTACCGGCTGGATGCGGAGGATGATCTGCTGACGGTGGCCGCTGGCTGGTACGAGCGGATCCATGTGGCGAACAGTGGTCTGCTGCCGCTGTTTCTCGCCGGCACGCCCGAGGCGCCGCGGCTGCAGGCGGTGGGTAGCAGCGACGGCAATCGGCATCTGCTCGACTTCTTCCGCCGACCCAGGGGCGGGCACGATCTGTCGTCGCTGGCCCTGCCGCATCGCCTGGCGCCTTGTGCCCGCGGGCAGTCCGTGCTGATCGCCCTGTACCGGGAGAAGGAGACGGACGGCCTGCGTGTCCATTCGGCGGCCGATTGCGAGTTCGAGCGCGCGGAGGACTTCATCCGCTTCCTGCGCCTGACGCTGACCCACGCCGGTTGTCGCATTCTCAAGCTGATGCCCGGCACCCTGCCGTTCCGCGCGCCGGATCCGCGCTACCTCGATCTGGTCACCGAACGCCTGCGGGAACATGCCGAGGACGAGGCCCAGGCCCTGCAGGCGCGCATCCAGGCGCTCAATGCCCTGGTGCTGGCCGTCGACGTCACCGATCAGGTGCAGGCCATGATTCCCGCCACGGTGGAGGACAGCGATCTGCAGCAGGGCTTGCACTGCTGGGTCGGGCACGAGCGGCGCCTGCTGCCGGGGCTCGAGGCCAGCGAGTCGGTCGATGCCGCGCTGCTGGAGCCCGAGCTGGTTCCCCTGGCCTATGTCGAACAGCGGCGCGAAGGGCGTTATCTGGCAGAGACGGCGGTCGAGGTGATCGTCGACGGCAGCCGCCACAAGGCCAGCACCCGGGACATCTCGACCCGTGGCCTCGCCATCCGCCTGGACAAGGCGCTGCCTCTCAAGGCTGGCAGCGAGATCAAGGTGGCGCTGGTCAGTCTGCAGAAGAAGCGCCCCAGCCTCAACCTGATGGCGGTGCCCTACCGGGCCGTGGGTCTGGAGCGGGGCCGGCCGGTGATCCTGCGCCTGGAACGCATCCGCAACCGGGACGAGAAGAAGATCGACGACTTCTTCGTCGAGGTGATCACCAAGAACAAGAGCAAGCTGACGCTGGACATGCGCGATACCCTGAATGCGGCCCAGGCGCGCTGTTTCGAGCGGATCATGGTCTGCAACCTGCCGGTCATTCCCTTCTATATCGTCCGCGAAGAGGAGGGGGGCGGTTGCCTGCATCGGGTGGCGCTGCCCGAGGCATCGTCGCCGCTGGCCGAGTTCTTCCGTTTGCCGGACGGCAGCCACGACTTCAGCTGGCTGTCGGACTCGAGGCTGATCCTCGCCCTCTATCAGCAGATCGGCAAGATGGCACGCCAGGCCCAGGCAGAGCATGCCCGTCCGCCGCATGTCGAACTGGAGGTCTACTGTTACAAGGCGGTCGACCCACAGAGCGGTGAATGCCGGCTGCATACCGCCACCGAGCTGGATTTCGATTCCGAGGGTGAGCGCGAGCTGTTCCTGGTCGAGGCCGCGGCCTCGGGTGAATTCCGCTTCCTCAAGCTGCTGCTCAGCTACAGCGAGGAACTGAACCGGGTCGAGCTGGACAACAGCCTGGAACCGATCCGCAGCCAGTCTCGCCATCGGGTGGCACGGCTGCAGGAACAGCTGCTGTCCATCGTCGGCTGCGGTGAACTGATCGACGTCAGCGACCAGTTGCTTGCCCGCCGCGCTCTCGGCTAGCCCGGATATTGCACCAAGGGGGCCGGCATGAATGGGGTTCGAGCTGTAATCCAAAGATGCCATGGCCATCAAAGGCCCTCCGGGCGGGTTACCGTTTGCGCCTCGATCGCGGCCTGGAGACCGCTCCTACGGCAACACATTGTGCCGCCATGCCCCGTAGGAGCGGCCTCCAGGCCGCGATTGGGGGGATCCACGGCGGGCAATGCCCGGAGTCGACCGAACAGGCACAAAGCCGGGTTACGAGTTCCCGACCCATTTGCCAGCCTGCATGCCGATCATGCGGACCGGCTTGGTGCAATATCCGGGCTAGGCGGTAGTAGCCTGCCGCCCGCCGGCCGGGGCCCCGCTCCTTCCTGTTCGCCGTCGCCGGGCTTTGCGGTAAAGTATTAACCCGGCAAGGGTCTACATTGCATTCAGCCACAG harbors:
- the parE gene encoding DNA topoisomerase IV subunit B, yielding MSSDYDASSIEVLSGLDPVRKRPGMYTDTSRPNHLAQEVIDNSVDEAIAGHARLIEVTLYKDGSLEVRDDGRGMPVDIHPEQGVPGVEVILTRLHAGGKFSSKNYQFSGGLHGVGVSVVNALSRHLELWVRRGGKEYNMAFANGEKVSDLEVVGSVGRQNTGTRLRFWPDPRYFDSPKFSVPRLKHVLRAKAVLCPGLRVRFHDEASGERVEWLYQAGLRDYLLEALNGAETLPEQPFTGDFSGNHEAAEWAVVWLPEGGEPVAESYVNLIPTAQGGTHVNGLRTGLTEAIREFCEFRSLLPRGVRITPDDVWDRCSYILSVKLADPQFSGQTKERLSSRECAAFVSGVVKDAFSLWLNQHTEAGERIALLAIQAAQSRMRAGKKVVRKKVTSGPALPGKLADCASSDPRRTELFLVEGDSAGGSAKQARDREFQAIMPLRGKILNTWEVDSAEVLASQEVHDISIAIGVDPGSARLDGLRYGKICILADADSDGAHIATLLCALFLRHFRPLVEAGHVYVAMPPLYRIDVGKQVFYALDDAEKEGVLDRIAAEKIRGKVNVQRFKGLGEMNPMQLRETTINPDTRRLVQLTLEPGDATDQLMDMLLARKRVADRRAWLEKNGDLADI
- a CDS encoding PilZ domain-containing protein, whose translation is MAKILVKHYKSLSVGAREKTLVTELVTEDSETGRFLRKMEEKRIRRPCFETIDMRGKVPGECQRYLLDDRVFYLDDISYGIYQRGVNENGGVFTVGTYEAIVNGQHTNKAIREAELKARQVESPGSGYPGMRRSAPGEDGTEEATAEVASRRFNPQRVSLGYFHKRRAARLQYVTELRVEAEGHAFSGNSRDISVTGLRAQFKGVFGFQPGQRLQLSFPALQEQHPEIGLSDLAYEVVRSEQKGADHLLCLRLIEAQAPASFSPFIADLVERFKRKYRLDAEDDLLTVAAGWYERIHVANSGLLPLFLAGTPEAPRLQAVGSSDGNRHLLDFFRRPRGGHDLSSLALPHRLAPCARGQSVLIALYREKETDGLRVHSAADCEFERAEDFIRFLRLTLTHAGCRILKLMPGTLPFRAPDPRYLDLVTERLREHAEDEAQALQARIQALNALVLAVDVTDQVQAMIPATVEDSDLQQGLHCWVGHERRLLPGLEASESVDAALLEPELVPLAYVEQRREGRYLAETAVEVIVDGSRHKASTRDISTRGLAIRLDKALPLKAGSEIKVALVSLQKKRPSLNLMAVPYRAVGLERGRPVILRLERIRNRDEKKIDDFFVEVITKNKSKLTLDMRDTLNAAQARCFERIMVCNLPVIPFYIVREEEGGGCLHRVALPEASSPLAEFFRLPDGSHDFSWLSDSRLILALYQQIGKMARQAQAEHARPPHVELEVYCYKAVDPQSGECRLHTATELDFDSEGERELFLVEAAASGEFRFLKLLLSYSEELNRVELDNSLEPIRSQSRHRVARLQEQLLSIVGCGELIDVSDQLLARRALG